A single genomic interval of Gemmatimonadota bacterium harbors:
- a CDS encoding RidA family protein has protein sequence MSVRYLHTADAPEAIGPYSQATVAGGFLFTAGQIALDPVTMQVADGDVSAQAEQVMKNLSAVLSNAGASWGEVVKTTIFLADMADFAKVNEVYAKHLGNSRPARSTVAVAGLPRGVRVEIECVAKIG, from the coding sequence ATGAGCGTGCGCTACCTCCACACCGCCGATGCCCCAGAAGCGATCGGCCCGTATTCGCAGGCCACTGTTGCCGGCGGCTTTCTGTTTACCGCCGGACAGATTGCACTCGATCCCGTCACGATGCAGGTCGCGGACGGTGACGTGAGCGCGCAGGCCGAGCAGGTGATGAAGAATCTCAGTGCCGTGCTGAGCAATGCCGGCGCGTCGTGGGGCGAAGTGGTGAAGACCACGATCTTCCTCGCCGACATGGCGGACTTCGCCAAGGTCAACGAGGTCTACGCCAAGCACCTCGGCAACTCGCGCCCCGCCCGTTCCACGGTGGCGGTGGCCGGTCTGCCGCGTGGCGTGCGTGTGGAGATTGAATGCGTCGCCAAAATCGGCTGA
- a CDS encoding non-canonical purine NTP pyrophosphatase, with protein sequence MSGFRRPMIVATRSEGKMRELVPLLEAAGYEPRSLSDVGIDEQADEAAIEAFDTFEENARAKAHYFAARAGGALVLAEDSGLEVHALGGAPGVRSKRWSMDAAAHRAAATHDAMPQQDATRAVPLSGAALDAANNEALLAALRDVHDRSARYVCVAVVVDGDQEYVARGEVAGHISDTARGNYGFGYDPFFESVELGMRFGEATAAQKAGVSHRGKAVRAVLALLASAAHEPS encoded by the coding sequence GTGAGCGGTTTTCGGCGCCCAATGATCGTCGCCACGCGCAGCGAGGGAAAGATGCGCGAGCTTGTGCCGCTTCTCGAAGCGGCGGGATACGAGCCGCGCTCGCTCAGCGACGTGGGGATAGACGAACAGGCGGATGAAGCGGCCATTGAAGCGTTCGACACCTTCGAAGAAAACGCGCGCGCCAAGGCGCACTACTTCGCCGCACGCGCCGGCGGCGCGTTGGTGCTCGCCGAGGATTCTGGGCTCGAGGTCCATGCGCTTGGCGGCGCGCCAGGCGTCCGCAGCAAGCGGTGGTCGATGGATGCCGCCGCGCACCGTGCCGCAGCAACGCACGATGCGATGCCTCAACAGGACGCGACGCGTGCCGTGCCGCTCTCGGGAGCGGCGCTCGATGCGGCCAACAACGAGGCGTTGCTCGCGGCGCTACGAGACGTTCACGACCGCAGCGCGCGGTACGTGTGCGTCGCTGTCGTGGTGGATGGCGACCAAGAATACGTCGCGCGCGGCGAAGTGGCGGGACACATCTCGGACACGGCGCGCGGTAACTATGGATTTGGTTACGATCCATTCTTCGAAAGCGTGGAGCTGGGCATGCGGTTCGGCGAGGCGACGGCTGCGCAGAAAGCCGGTGTGAGTCATCGCGGAAAGGCGGTGCGCGCGGTGCTCGCGCTGCTCGCGTCGGCGGCGCACGAGCCGAGCTGA
- a CDS encoding LptE family protein, producing the protein MRRFTRLVFAAALVFAAASCRFPYGFSGGGLPTEIRTVAVLPFDNETASADLPREISEGLRKSMSSRLGLRDATEKNADAIVRGVITKFSIDDPVGFSANPNAATSARRRLSISVDVEIYDQHKQRVLWSKKGVTAQGEYPENGEAAGRKQAVERLITEIIEGAQSQW; encoded by the coding sequence ATGCGACGTTTCACTCGGCTCGTATTCGCGGCCGCGCTCGTCTTCGCCGCCGCGAGCTGCCGCTTTCCGTACGGCTTCAGTGGCGGCGGTCTTCCGACGGAGATCCGCACCGTCGCCGTGTTGCCGTTCGATAACGAAACGGCGAGCGCCGACCTGCCGCGCGAAATCAGCGAAGGGCTACGGAAAAGCATGTCCTCGCGCCTCGGTCTGCGCGACGCCACCGAAAAAAACGCTGATGCCATCGTGCGCGGTGTGATCACCAAGTTCAGTATCGATGATCCCGTGGGATTCAGTGCGAACCCCAACGCCGCCACCAGCGCACGGCGCCGTCTCTCCATTTCGGTGGATGTCGAGATCTACGACCAGCACAAGCAACGCGTGCTCTGGAGCAAGAAGGGCGTGACGGCGCAGGGGGAATACCCCGAAAATGGCGAGGCCGCCGGCCGTAAGCAGGCCGTCGAGCGTCTCATCACCGAGATTATCGAGGGGGCACAGTCGCAGTGGTAG
- a CDS encoding PAS domain S-box protein produces MTDPLLSLHLAGNARSVLRPVLIATMLGLAVVLVAASLFNTVTTVELMAPSALLVATAATLYLLARGRVAVATYVMIGALLGTAVVGCLEYGSIRSVTSLSFVSAVVVAGVFLQRRALIGTILLTSALVGALVAGEANGQIAAMRRPIGWINWLVFSVALILVGLVVHYAHTVALEAHERLQRELEERITAEANTRRADERLQLAMAASRQGWFDLDIPSGTVVASDQYARLIGSDPARQDMTLQTWMANIHADDRAAVLAAFHECLTTGETRQMDYRLRTRTSPPAWMWIRSIAQVVEWDEQHRPQRMTGTHADLSEQMRASEALRESEAKFRAVVDVTPSGLIIHDDGCLIYANAAAARILGAESPDQLLGRFTKDFVRPESWAMVQERIRSAQESGQPAPPAEFVYVRLDGTPVETESVGTAMTVSGKTLVVVLFQDITERKRVNAALRESETRYRSLFEQSGDPILLLEIIPNGPPIIRDANRAAFSTHGYSREELVGAPVTILEPDFSAEALQHRQQQTRAAGSMIFETRHRRKDGSAFDVEVRVTEFMMHGTRMAISTERDITERKESEAQRASLEAQLRQAQKLESVGRLAGGVAHDFNNMLGVIIWLRRSQYATA; encoded by the coding sequence ATGACGGATCCGCTGCTCTCTCTGCATCTCGCCGGCAACGCTCGGTCCGTGCTACGGCCAGTGTTGATCGCCACGATGCTCGGGCTTGCCGTTGTGCTCGTCGCGGCGAGCCTGTTCAACACGGTGACGACCGTCGAGCTCATGGCGCCGAGTGCACTGCTCGTTGCGACCGCAGCCACCCTGTACCTTCTCGCGCGTGGACGAGTCGCGGTCGCAACCTATGTGATGATCGGCGCGCTGCTCGGGACCGCGGTGGTCGGCTGCCTTGAGTACGGCTCCATCCGCTCCGTCACCAGCCTCAGCTTCGTGAGTGCCGTCGTCGTGGCCGGCGTGTTTCTCCAACGTCGCGCCCTCATCGGGACGATACTGCTCACATCAGCGCTCGTCGGCGCGCTGGTCGCCGGCGAGGCCAATGGGCAAATCGCCGCCATGCGCCGCCCGATAGGCTGGATCAACTGGTTGGTGTTCAGCGTCGCGCTCATCCTCGTCGGGTTGGTCGTACATTACGCGCATACGGTTGCCCTCGAGGCGCACGAGCGCTTGCAGCGGGAACTCGAAGAGCGCATAACGGCCGAAGCGAACACGCGGCGCGCGGATGAGCGGCTCCAACTCGCGATGGCAGCCTCCCGCCAAGGGTGGTTTGATCTCGACATCCCCTCGGGAACGGTCGTGGCCAGCGATCAGTATGCTCGGCTCATTGGGAGCGATCCCGCACGGCAAGACATGACCCTCCAAACATGGATGGCGAACATCCATGCGGACGACCGGGCGGCCGTGCTCGCGGCCTTCCACGAGTGTCTCACCACAGGCGAGACGCGGCAGATGGACTACCGGCTGCGCACGCGCACGAGCCCGCCGGCGTGGATGTGGATCCGCTCCATCGCGCAGGTAGTCGAGTGGGATGAGCAGCACCGTCCACAGCGCATGACCGGCACGCACGCCGACCTGTCCGAGCAGATGCGCGCCAGCGAGGCCCTGCGCGAAAGTGAAGCAAAGTTCCGTGCCGTGGTGGACGTCACTCCCAGCGGGTTAATCATTCACGATGATGGGTGTTTGATTTACGCCAACGCCGCGGCCGCGCGCATTCTCGGCGCTGAGAGCCCCGACCAGCTGCTCGGGCGTTTCACGAAGGACTTCGTCCGCCCCGAGTCTTGGGCGATGGTGCAGGAGAGAATCCGGTCGGCGCAGGAATCCGGTCAACCAGCCCCGCCCGCCGAGTTCGTGTACGTCCGGCTCGACGGCACTCCAGTGGAAACGGAAAGTGTCGGCACGGCGATGACGGTTTCGGGCAAAACGCTCGTGGTGGTGCTCTTTCAGGACATCACCGAGCGAAAGCGAGTGAACGCCGCGCTACGCGAAAGCGAAACGCGCTACCGCTCGCTCTTCGAACAGTCTGGCGACCCTATCCTCCTGCTGGAGATCATACCAAACGGTCCCCCGATCATCCGGGACGCCAACCGCGCGGCGTTCTCCACGCACGGATATTCGCGCGAGGAACTCGTCGGCGCGCCCGTCACCATACTGGAACCTGATTTTTCGGCGGAGGCGCTCCAGCATCGGCAGCAACAAACACGCGCCGCCGGCTCGATGATCTTCGAAACGCGACACCGCCGCAAGGATGGTTCGGCCTTTGATGTAGAGGTGCGCGTCACCGAGTTCATGATGCACGGCACGCGCATGGCGATTAGCACCGAGCGCGACATCACAGAGCGCAAGGAGTCCGAGGCGCAACGGGCGTCCCTCGAAGCACAACTGCGGCAGGCACAGAAGCTGGAGTCGGTCGGGCGGCTAGCCGGTGGCGTGGCGCACGACTTCAACAACATGCTGGGCGTGATCATTTGGCTTCGCCGATCTCAGTACGCGACGGCTTGA
- a CDS encoding UDP-2,3-diacylglucosamine diphosphatase: MLPTPCYVIADAHLGAASAENERALVQLLHRARSEAGSVVINGDLFEFWFEWKHVIPRCGIRVLGALAALVDAGVPVLWIAGNHDCWGGEVLTRDIGVTYHVGPWRGEIAGWRTLIEHGDGLREREDAPYRKLRSVLRHPWSVWAFQHLLHPDFATRLAMMTSHTSRNTRPRDGGAGLVRVAEARLAAETSLDLYLFGHSHVSALARGAGGSVYANTGAFLNEPTFLRVTDAQVELCGLDGDAVTVRSALARRP; this comes from the coding sequence ATGCTGCCGACCCCCTGTTATGTGATAGCCGACGCGCACCTAGGCGCGGCGAGCGCCGAAAACGAGCGCGCGCTCGTGCAGTTGTTGCACCGCGCACGCTCGGAGGCCGGCTCGGTGGTGATCAACGGCGATCTCTTTGAGTTCTGGTTTGAGTGGAAACATGTCATTCCACGCTGTGGCATTCGGGTCTTGGGAGCGCTGGCGGCGCTCGTGGATGCTGGGGTGCCGGTGCTGTGGATTGCCGGGAACCACGATTGCTGGGGCGGCGAGGTGCTCACCCGCGACATTGGGGTGACGTATCACGTGGGCCCGTGGCGCGGGGAGATTGCCGGCTGGCGCACTCTCATTGAGCATGGGGACGGGCTCCGCGAGCGTGAAGATGCCCCGTATCGGAAGCTGCGCTCCGTGCTCCGGCATCCGTGGTCGGTGTGGGCGTTTCAGCATCTGTTGCATCCTGATTTTGCAACGCGCCTGGCCATGATGACCTCACACACCAGTCGCAACACGCGTCCGCGCGACGGTGGTGCTGGGTTGGTGCGAGTGGCCGAGGCGCGGCTCGCCGCGGAGACGTCGCTCGACCTGTATCTGTTTGGACACTCGCACGTCTCGGCGCTGGCGCGCGGCGCGGGCGGCAGCGTGTATGCCAATACCGGAGCGTTCTTGAACGAGCCCACCTTTCTGCGGGTGACCGATGCGCAGGTGGAGCTCTGCGGACTGGACGGCGACGCCGTCACGGTGCGCAGCGCGCTCGCGCGTCGCCCCTAG
- the secF gene encoding protein translocase subunit SecF: protein MLRILHDTKYDFIRWWKTAVVLTVAFIAIGLTSLAIKGGFDYSIEFTGGTLMQLQFDKAPDISALRNALDAGGLKGAEIQQFGDARTYTVRVQSDASDKAVDAASRTVQAVVESVVGKGAFKVGRGEVVGPRVGAELRRGALIAILFSFGITLLYLAWRFEWRFGVAAVVATAHDILTTIAFMKILHLEISLTVVAALLTVIGYSLNDTIIIFDRVRENLRKNRKEALYDTLNRSVNETLPRSILTHATVFASTLALLFFAGEVIRPFAWVMAFGVFTGTFSSIYVASPILLWIEKKYPRAIEGRK, encoded by the coding sequence ATGCTGCGCATCCTCCACGACACCAAGTACGATTTCATCCGCTGGTGGAAGACGGCCGTGGTCCTCACGGTCGCGTTTATCGCCATCGGCCTGACGTCGCTCGCCATCAAGGGCGGATTCGATTACAGCATCGAGTTCACTGGCGGCACGCTCATGCAGTTGCAGTTCGACAAAGCGCCAGATATCTCGGCGCTCCGTAACGCGCTCGATGCCGGCGGCCTAAAGGGCGCCGAAATCCAGCAGTTCGGCGACGCTCGCACCTACACGGTTCGCGTGCAGAGTGACGCCAGCGACAAGGCCGTCGACGCCGCCTCGCGTACGGTGCAGGCGGTCGTCGAGTCCGTTGTCGGCAAGGGAGCCTTCAAGGTCGGACGCGGTGAAGTCGTCGGCCCGCGCGTGGGTGCCGAACTGCGTCGCGGCGCACTCATCGCCATCCTGTTCTCCTTCGGCATCACGCTGCTCTACCTGGCGTGGCGCTTCGAGTGGCGCTTCGGCGTGGCGGCGGTTGTCGCCACGGCGCACGATATTCTGACCACAATCGCTTTCATGAAGATCCTGCACCTCGAGATCTCCCTGACGGTCGTGGCCGCGCTGCTCACCGTGATTGGTTACTCGCTCAACGATACGATCATCATCTTCGATCGCGTGCGCGAAAACCTCCGCAAGAACCGCAAGGAAGCGCTGTACGACACGCTCAACCGCTCGGTCAACGAAACGCTACCGCGTTCCATTCTGACCCACGCGACCGTGTTCGCCTCTACGCTGGCGCTGCTCTTTTTCGCCGGCGAAGTCATTCGTCCGTTTGCGTGGGTGATGGCGTTCGGCGTCTTCACCGGCACGTTCAGCTCCATCTACGTCGCGTCGCCGATCCTCCTCTGGATCGAAAAGAAGTACCCCCGCGCGATCGAAGGGCGGAAGTAG
- a CDS encoding TatD family hydrolase, protein MRFIDSHTHLADPAFADDAPAVIARAREAGAVALVAIGESLAAAERARLIADAHPGFVRFTAGVHPHDAAEFDAARDIPLLRALIDAGAVAVGECGLDYHYDHSPRPYQRRAFAEQLALAKDTNRPVVVHTREAEDDTVAMVREAGAAGIRGVLHCFTGSHALAYAGLEAGWYISFSGIVTFKKWADDELLRLVPNDRLLVESDAPYLAPVPNRGKRNEPAWVAHTVERVAAARGAEPSELGDLVTANAQRLFGLHEA, encoded by the coding sequence ATGCGCTTTATTGACTCGCACACCCACCTCGCCGACCCCGCCTTTGCCGACGACGCACCGGCGGTGATCGCTCGTGCCCGCGAGGCCGGCGCGGTCGCACTCGTGGCCATTGGCGAGTCGCTGGCGGCCGCGGAGCGCGCTCGGCTGATTGCCGACGCGCATCCCGGTTTTGTGCGCTTTACCGCCGGCGTTCACCCGCACGACGCCGCCGAGTTCGATGCGGCGCGCGACATCCCGCTCCTCCGCGCCTTGATCGATGCTGGCGCAGTCGCGGTTGGGGAATGCGGGCTCGACTACCACTACGATCACTCCCCGCGCCCGTACCAGCGGCGCGCTTTTGCCGAGCAACTGGCGCTCGCCAAAGACACCAACAGGCCCGTGGTCGTACATACGCGCGAGGCGGAAGACGACACCGTCGCCATGGTGCGCGAAGCCGGCGCCGCAGGCATTCGCGGGGTGCTGCATTGCTTCACCGGCTCCCACGCGCTGGCCTACGCGGGGCTTGAGGCCGGATGGTACATTTCCTTCAGCGGCATCGTGACGTTCAAGAAGTGGGCCGATGACGAACTGTTGCGTCTCGTCCCCAATGATCGACTGCTCGTGGAATCCGACGCGCCGTACCTCGCGCCCGTCCCCAATCGGGGCAAGCGCAACGAGCCCGCCTGGGTCGCCCACACAGTCGAACGCGTCGCCGCCGCCCGGGGCGCCGAGCCTTCCGAACTCGGCGATCTGGTTACCGCGAATGCCCAGCGGTTGTTCGGACTTCACGAAGCATAA
- the selD gene encoding selenide, water dikinase SelD: MTPDDTGLAATRDDVVRLTEFARCAGCAAKMGPGDLSRALGALERRTDPRILVGRETFDDAGIFQLTPELALVQTVDFFAPIVDDPYDFGRVAATNALSDVFAMGGEPITAMNIVGFPVGQLPLEVLTEMLRGGQDAVHEAGAFIVGGHTITDEELKYGLSVTGTVHPQRVLTNAGAKAGDVLVLTKAIGTGLLSTAAKRGLLGAAENAALVKSMTTLNATASRAAVALELRCATDVTGFGLLGHASHIARASNVTLRINAAEVPLLPGTREALAVRATTGGGQRNAEYLEPLVDFGGTSADMQAILVDPQTSGGLLVAIPEARVAEYQARVEGAVVIGVVLPRGDRAIEVR, encoded by the coding sequence GTGACGCCTGACGACACGGGATTGGCGGCAACGCGCGACGACGTGGTACGTCTCACGGAGTTCGCGCGGTGCGCCGGCTGTGCCGCCAAGATGGGGCCCGGCGACCTCTCGCGCGCGCTAGGTGCGCTCGAGCGGCGCACTGATCCGCGTATTCTCGTTGGGCGCGAGACGTTCGATGACGCCGGTATTTTTCAGCTGACGCCAGAGCTCGCACTGGTGCAGACGGTGGATTTCTTTGCGCCCATCGTGGACGACCCGTACGACTTTGGTCGCGTGGCGGCCACCAACGCGCTCTCCGATGTGTTCGCGATGGGAGGCGAGCCGATTACGGCGATGAATATCGTCGGCTTCCCCGTGGGGCAGCTGCCGCTCGAGGTGCTCACCGAGATGTTGCGCGGTGGGCAGGATGCGGTGCACGAGGCCGGCGCGTTCATTGTGGGCGGCCACACCATCACCGACGAAGAGCTGAAGTACGGGCTCTCGGTGACTGGTACCGTGCATCCGCAGCGCGTCCTCACCAATGCGGGCGCGAAGGCCGGCGATGTGTTGGTGCTCACGAAAGCCATTGGCACCGGATTACTCAGCACCGCCGCCAAACGTGGTCTCCTCGGCGCGGCAGAAAACGCGGCGCTCGTGAAGTCGATGACAACGCTCAACGCGACGGCAAGTCGCGCCGCCGTCGCGCTGGAGTTGCGTTGCGCCACCGACGTCACGGGTTTCGGTTTGCTTGGCCATGCGTCCCATATTGCTCGGGCGAGCAATGTGACGCTGCGCATCAACGCCGCCGAGGTGCCGTTGCTCCCCGGAACGCGCGAGGCATTGGCCGTGCGCGCGACCACCGGTGGTGGACAGCGCAACGCCGAATATTTGGAACCGCTGGTGGATTTCGGCGGTACCAGCGCCGACATGCAAGCGATTCTGGTTGATCCGCAAACGTCCGGCGGACTGCTCGTCGCCATTCCCGAAGCGCGCGTCGCGGAGTATCAGGCGCGCGTGGAAGGCGCGGTGGTGATTGGCGTCGTATTGCCGCGCGGTGATCGCGCCATCGAGGTGCGCTGA
- a CDS encoding thioesterase family protein, whose amino-acid sequence MPSTSELRVRYAETDQMGVVYHANYLIWCEIGRTDLIRKLGMSYAEMEQQGVMLAVSDVQLRLHASARYDDQIRVETRLVGAQSRGVTFAYDITRQPDNTRLATCRISLVSLNGDGRTAAMPAPVRALLGAAVEPDAGAER is encoded by the coding sequence ATGCCGTCCACCAGCGAGTTGCGCGTTCGATACGCTGAAACAGACCAGATGGGGGTGGTGTATCACGCCAACTACCTCATCTGGTGCGAAATTGGCCGCACTGATCTCATCCGCAAACTCGGCATGAGCTACGCCGAGATGGAGCAGCAGGGTGTGATGCTCGCCGTCTCCGATGTGCAGCTGCGCCTGCACGCCAGCGCGCGATACGACGACCAGATTCGCGTCGAAACGCGCTTAGTCGGCGCCCAGTCGCGCGGCGTCACCTTTGCGTACGACATCACCCGACAGCCCGACAACACGCGTCTCGCGACCTGTCGCATTTCTCTTGTTTCGCTCAACGGCGACGGCCGAACGGCCGCCATGCCAGCGCCGGTGCGAGCCCTGCTCGGCGCCGCCGTCGAGCCTGACGCCGGAGCCGAGCGTTGA
- the rph gene encoding ribonuclease PH gives MAPDPRPRGRAPLSLRPISIERSAAPYAEGSCLIAFGDTRVLCTASVEDGVPGWKKGKGEGWLTAEYAMLPRATHTRSPRERAQVGGRTQEIQRLIGRSVRAMLDDFKWGEFTVKLDCDVLQADGGTRTAAITGAAVAVVDAFQWMVTTGRIKTSPVKRRVAAVSVGVIDGEVRTDLEYTEDVRADVDMNVVMSSEGRFVEVQGTGEHGTFGRDEMGALIDAAVKAIGELDAAQRHALGV, from the coding sequence GTGGCTCCTGATCCTCGTCCGCGCGGCCGTGCGCCGCTCTCCCTGCGCCCTATCTCCATCGAGCGCAGCGCCGCGCCCTACGCGGAAGGGTCGTGCCTCATTGCCTTTGGCGACACGCGCGTGCTCTGCACCGCGAGCGTCGAAGACGGCGTCCCTGGATGGAAGAAGGGGAAGGGCGAAGGGTGGCTGACCGCTGAATACGCCATGCTCCCGCGCGCCACACACACACGCTCGCCGCGCGAACGCGCGCAGGTGGGGGGGCGCACGCAAGAAATCCAGCGGCTCATTGGCCGCAGCGTGCGCGCCATGCTCGATGATTTCAAATGGGGCGAGTTCACCGTCAAGCTCGACTGCGATGTGTTGCAGGCCGACGGCGGCACACGCACCGCCGCGATTACCGGCGCCGCCGTGGCTGTCGTGGATGCCTTTCAGTGGATGGTGACCACCGGCCGCATCAAGACGTCGCCGGTCAAACGCCGCGTGGCCGCGGTGAGCGTCGGCGTGATTGACGGCGAAGTGCGCACCGATCTCGAATACACCGAGGATGTGCGCGCCGACGTGGACATGAACGTCGTCATGAGCAGTGAAGGCCGTTTCGTAGAAGTGCAGGGGACCGGCGAGCACGGCACCTTTGGCCGCGACGAAATGGGCGCGCTGATCGACGCCGCCGTAAAAGCCATCGGCGAACTCGACGCCGCGCAGCGCCACGCACTCGGCGTGTGA
- the secD gene encoding protein translocase subunit SecD codes for MSNLKYRLLTIAALIVASGWALFPRQTIERVKRADGFGYDTVKKVPLKLGLDLRGGMHLALEIDESRGAVANKPEALDRALKVVRTRIDQFGVSEPVVQKVGTDRIVVELPGIDDPARATDVVQKAAFLQFQITDKTGALEKVAPRLDGIIKDKKLAKAASPDVRGDSAKKGSEIKSLFAGAADSAKKKSAADTATTAANGPFARLISPAQYPGFYYVATTDQPEIEGYLANADIQAALPPGKVLKWGVDTVSVGNRWLRPIFMLDARPIITGEYLTDAKPNSVPIEGTVVEFQLNNEGGRRFKNETGKHVNDYMAIVLDDRVMSAPVIKSAIGTRGQITMGGGDLQAAQDLALVLRAGALPAPLKVAEVRQIGASLGQDSINKGILAGVIAIGLVVVIMLVYYRFSGMLAVVALVLYVLFTLAALAGFGAVLTLPGLAGFVLSIGIAVDANVLIFERIREELVHGKAVRTAIDEGFRHAMSAIIDSNVSTALTAAVLYQYGTGPVKGFAVTLLAGIAASMVSAIFVVRTFFLLWLSRNRSAETLSI; via the coding sequence ATGTCGAACCTGAAGTACCGGCTGCTCACGATCGCGGCGCTTATCGTCGCCTCCGGATGGGCGCTCTTCCCGCGCCAGACTATCGAACGCGTCAAGCGTGCCGATGGCTTTGGCTATGATACGGTCAAAAAAGTCCCGCTCAAGCTCGGACTCGATCTCCGTGGGGGTATGCACCTCGCCCTCGAGATCGACGAGTCGCGCGGCGCCGTCGCCAACAAGCCCGAAGCGCTCGATCGTGCGCTGAAGGTGGTCCGCACCCGTATCGACCAGTTCGGCGTGTCCGAGCCGGTTGTGCAGAAAGTGGGCACCGATCGCATTGTCGTGGAACTCCCCGGCATTGACGATCCGGCTCGTGCCACCGACGTCGTGCAGAAGGCGGCCTTCCTCCAGTTCCAGATTACCGACAAAACCGGCGCGCTCGAAAAAGTGGCGCCGCGTCTCGACGGTATCATCAAGGACAAGAAGCTCGCCAAGGCTGCCTCGCCTGATGTGCGCGGCGACAGCGCCAAAAAGGGGAGCGAAATCAAATCGCTCTTCGCTGGCGCGGCGGATTCTGCCAAGAAAAAGTCGGCGGCCGACACGGCCACGACGGCGGCCAACGGACCCTTCGCACGGCTCATTTCGCCGGCGCAGTATCCGGGCTTCTACTACGTTGCCACCACCGATCAGCCCGAGATCGAAGGCTATCTCGCGAACGCTGACATTCAGGCGGCGTTGCCTCCTGGCAAGGTGCTCAAGTGGGGCGTCGACACCGTGAGCGTTGGGAATCGCTGGTTGCGCCCGATCTTCATGCTCGACGCGCGCCCGATCATCACCGGCGAGTACCTCACCGATGCCAAGCCGAACTCGGTGCCGATCGAAGGCACGGTCGTGGAGTTCCAGCTGAACAACGAAGGTGGGCGCCGCTTCAAGAACGAAACCGGCAAGCACGTCAACGACTACATGGCCATTGTGCTCGACGACCGCGTGATGAGCGCGCCCGTCATCAAGAGCGCCATCGGGACGCGTGGTCAGATCACGATGGGTGGCGGCGACCTGCAGGCCGCGCAGGATCTCGCGCTCGTGTTGCGCGCCGGTGCGTTGCCAGCGCCGCTCAAGGTGGCTGAGGTCCGGCAGATTGGTGCCAGCCTCGGTCAAGACTCCATCAACAAGGGTATTCTCGCCGGCGTGATCGCCATCGGTCTCGTCGTCGTCATCATGCTCGTGTACTACCGCTTCTCCGGCATGCTCGCCGTGGTCGCGCTGGTGCTCTATGTGCTCTTCACGCTGGCCGCGCTCGCTGGATTCGGCGCGGTGCTCACGCTGCCGGGACTCGCCGGCTTTGTGCTCTCCATCGGTATAGCGGTGGACGCCAACGTGCTGATCTTTGAGCGTATTCGTGAAGAGTTGGTGCACGGGAAGGCCGTGCGCACCGCCATCGACGAAGGCTTCCGCCACGCGATGAGCGCCATCATCGACTCCAACGTTTCGACGGCACTCACCGCCGCCGTGCTGTATCAATACGGCACCGGCCCGGTGAAGGGCTTTGCCGTCACCCTCCTCGCCGGCATCGCGGCGTCGATGGTTTCTGCCATCTTCGTCGTCCGCACCTTCTTCCTCCTCTGGCTGAGCCGCAATCGCTCCGCCGAGACGCTGAGCATCTGA
- a CDS encoding response regulator encodes MLERLIGEHIQLEWHPGDGLWPVFADASQVDQIIANLCVNAKDAIADVGTLRIATENCVIDDEFAAAHADAEPGRYVRLSVSDTGHGMSNDVMAHIFEPFFTTKGVGEGTGLGLATVYGAVRQNHGFITVSSRVGQGSVFEIHLPQYEGARNVESVDHADVVSARGHETILVVEDEASLLRLTTRVLEHSGYAVLTASSPATALDLAKAHAGDIHLLLTDVVMPGMNGGRLASAVRAHRPNIQWLYMSGYASDVVGDGEPFDDATRFIGKPFSTAALTAKVREVLDRV; translated from the coding sequence ATGCTCGAGCGACTCATCGGCGAGCACATTCAGCTCGAGTGGCATCCCGGCGACGGCCTGTGGCCTGTTTTTGCGGATGCCTCGCAGGTGGACCAGATCATTGCCAACCTCTGCGTGAACGCGAAGGATGCCATCGCCGATGTCGGCACCCTCCGCATCGCGACCGAGAACTGTGTGATCGACGACGAGTTCGCTGCCGCGCACGCGGATGCTGAGCCGGGAAGGTACGTCCGGCTATCGGTCAGCGACACGGGGCATGGCATGAGCAACGATGTCATGGCCCACATTTTCGAACCATTCTTCACCACCAAGGGGGTGGGAGAAGGCACAGGGCTCGGGCTCGCCACCGTGTACGGCGCCGTTCGGCAGAATCACGGGTTTATCACCGTCTCAAGTCGTGTGGGGCAAGGCAGTGTTTTTGAGATTCATTTGCCGCAGTACGAGGGCGCACGTAACGTCGAGTCCGTGGACCATGCGGACGTCGTGTCCGCGCGCGGCCATGAGACAATCCTTGTGGTGGAGGATGAAGCGAGCCTCTTGCGGCTCACGACGAGAGTGCTCGAGCATTCGGGCTACGCGGTACTCACCGCGAGCAGCCCGGCGACGGCGCTCGACCTAGCGAAGGCGCATGCGGGCGATATTCACCTGCTACTGACGGACGTGGTGATGCCCGGCATGAATGGCGGGAGACTCGCCAGCGCCGTACGCGCGCATCGCCCGAACATACAGTGGCTGTACATGTCGGGGTACGCTTCCGATGTGGTCGGTGACGGCGAGCCGTTCGATGACGCAACCCGCTTCATCGGCAAACCCTTTAGCACGGCTGCCTTGACCGCCAAGGTGCGGGAGGTGCTGGACCGCGTCTAG